A section of the Parasteatoda tepidariorum isolate YZ-2023 chromosome 6, CAS_Ptep_4.0, whole genome shotgun sequence genome encodes:
- the LOC107451968 gene encoding uncharacterized protein isoform X2: MRRKFKTFLFLEQQNVIFSSVMKECDKVSSILRNSKDLGLTLNDLAIGDVNQSPICKKIDAFDTFQRRFNDNHLARRYGLSYYNIGGDVNKLPKLWDTSKIKTIEKNLLDITSR, translated from the exons ATGCGAAGAAAATTCaagacttttttatttct agagcaacaaaatgttatattttcatcTGTTATGAAGGAATGTGATAAAGTGTCTAGCATTTTACGAAATTCTAAAGATTTAGGTCTGACCTTGAATGATCTTGCTATAGGTGATGTTAACCAAAGTcctatttgtaagaaaattgatGCATTTGATACTTTTCAAAGAAGGTTTAATGATAA CCATCTTGCACGAAGGTATGGTCTTAGCTATTATAATATTGGAGGAGATGTGAATAAATTGCCTAAGTTATGGGATACCTCTAAAATTAAGACtattgaaaaaa attTACTGGACATTACTTCAAGATGA
- the LOC107451968 gene encoding uncharacterized protein isoform X1, with translation MAADLKQKIQNDISDCAKKLKILLNKYIKSVEDGKQHISLLVAHQTSLNSINTSKIKDTETYDNNPEIMAKLDFNLKSNLNVEEEALELILEQQNVIFSSVMKECDKVSSILRNSKDLGLTLNDLAIGDVNQSPICKKIDAFDTFQRRFNDNHLARRYGLSYYNIGGDVNKLPKLWDTSKIKTIEKNLLDITSR, from the exons ATGGCAGctgatttgaaacaaaaaattcaaaatgatatttcagACTGTGcaaagaaactgaaaattcttttaaataaatatattaaaagtgttGAAGACGGAAAACAACATATATCATTATTGGTTGCCCATCAAACGTCTCTGAATAGTATCAACACTTCGAAGATAAAGGATACAGAAACCTATGACAATAATCCAGAAATAATGGCAAAACttgactttaatttaaaaagcaatttaaacgTAGAAGAAGAAGCACTGGAACTTATACT agagcaacaaaatgttatattttcatcTGTTATGAAGGAATGTGATAAAGTGTCTAGCATTTTACGAAATTCTAAAGATTTAGGTCTGACCTTGAATGATCTTGCTATAGGTGATGTTAACCAAAGTcctatttgtaagaaaattgatGCATTTGATACTTTTCAAAGAAGGTTTAATGATAA CCATCTTGCACGAAGGTATGGTCTTAGCTATTATAATATTGGAGGAGATGTGAATAAATTGCCTAAGTTATGGGATACCTCTAAAATTAAGACtattgaaaaaa attTACTGGACATTACTTCAAGATGA